One window from the genome of Streptomyces sp. NBC_01476 encodes:
- a CDS encoding NADH-quinone oxidoreductase subunit J, producing MSAVLFGVLAVLALVAALLVFSVGSMARATFALLASLVCAGGEVVVLGLPYLGLVTVLMMVMEMVVMAVFMVAYMMDPAGLTQMSMVHNKRGSLVISAGVFVALAAGILLVRWPERTGTRPADTTFQLGESLMGGQMLTMITLGFVLLATMVGATVLATRRGRYDRFGDDLDQRPARDPVGGGVGR from the coding sequence GTGTCCGCTGTGCTGTTCGGGGTGCTTGCCGTCCTCGCCCTGGTGGCCGCCCTGCTGGTGTTCTCCGTCGGTTCGATGGCGCGCGCGACGTTCGCGCTGCTGGCGTCGCTGGTCTGTGCCGGCGGCGAGGTGGTGGTGCTGGGGCTGCCTTATCTGGGCCTGGTCACCGTGCTGATGATGGTGATGGAGATGGTCGTCATGGCGGTGTTCATGGTCGCCTACATGATGGATCCGGCCGGCCTGACGCAGATGTCGATGGTCCACAACAAGCGGGGCTCGCTTGTCATCAGTGCCGGGGTCTTCGTCGCGCTGGCCGCCGGCATCCTGCTGGTGCGGTGGCCGGAGCGGACCGGCACCCGGCCCGCGGACACGACGTTCCAGCTGGGTGAGTCGCTGATGGGCGGCCAGATGCTGACGATGATCACGCTCGGGTTCGTCCTGCTGGCCACGATGGTGGGGGCCACCGTACTGGCCACGCGACGGGGGCGGTACGACCGGTTCGGCGACGACCTCGATCAGCGTCCGGCGCGCGACCCGGTGGGCGGAGGGGTGGGCCGGTGA
- a CDS encoding NADH-quinone oxidoreductase subunit H — MVDAAPWWSLFVAPALLPALAVFAVAADALLIAREAGRPAGVVTAGRRLLEVPRLLVAQPRRTPSSDTLLRRAGVVTVPVAAVLAVLVVPFGRRTVGDLSVGVVWFNAMEVLTWAGLWMSGWGQNAAFSLIGGYRYLAQGLAYELPLMFALISAATGAQSLRVGGVVAAQHGLWFAVWMPFAFAVFLTSVSAFSFLGPFSYPAGRDIAGGVLGDTSGADRLLLQAGRWLWLAAGAAMAVPLFLGGGAGPGPAPWAWSLLKTLAVLVALVCIQRRFPMVRADRYVEFAWVVLVPLAVLQALVPALVVLNR; from the coding sequence GTGGTTGACGCCGCTCCCTGGTGGTCGCTGTTCGTCGCCCCGGCCCTGCTGCCGGCTCTCGCGGTGTTCGCGGTGGCCGCCGACGCGTTGCTGATCGCACGGGAGGCGGGCCGGCCGGCCGGCGTGGTCACGGCGGGGCGCCGGCTGCTGGAGGTGCCGCGGCTGCTGGTGGCGCAGCCGCGGCGTACGCCGTCCTCGGACACGTTGCTGCGGCGGGCAGGCGTGGTGACCGTACCGGTGGCCGCGGTGCTGGCGGTCCTGGTCGTCCCGTTCGGGCGGCGCACCGTCGGTGACCTCTCGGTGGGCGTGGTGTGGTTCAACGCGATGGAGGTCCTGACCTGGGCGGGGCTGTGGATGTCCGGGTGGGGGCAGAACGCGGCCTTCTCCCTGATCGGCGGCTACCGGTATCTCGCTCAGGGCCTCGCGTACGAGCTGCCGTTGATGTTCGCGCTGATCTCGGCGGCGACCGGAGCGCAGTCGTTGCGGGTGGGCGGTGTGGTCGCCGCCCAGCACGGCTTGTGGTTCGCGGTCTGGATGCCGTTCGCCTTCGCGGTCTTTCTGACGAGCGTGTCGGCGTTCAGTTTCCTCGGCCCGTTCTCCTACCCGGCGGGCCGTGACATCGCCGGCGGGGTACTGGGAGACACCAGCGGCGCCGACCGCCTGCTCCTGCAGGCGGGCCGGTGGCTGTGGCTGGCGGCCGGCGCGGCCATGGCGGTGCCGCTGTTCCTGGGCGGCGGTGCGGGGCCCGGGCCGGCCCCCTGGGCGTGGTCGCTGCTCAAGACCCTGGCCGTACTGGTGGCGCTGGTGTGCATACAGCGGCGGTTTCCGATGGTCCGTGCCGACCGGTACGTGGAGTTCGCCTGGGTCGTCCTCGTCCCGCTGGCCGTCCTCCAGGCTCTGGTGCCGGCGTTGGTCGTACTCAACCGGTAG
- a CDS encoding NADH-quinone oxidoreductase subunit N, giving the protein MNQNLAALLPEIALVAAAVIGLVAGAWLPRRRQRAVGVLAAVACVTGLVCTAVTMATGRQQTVFSGTFAVDAATGMGRLTVLGALLLVLMMSVETVRRHKRETEYYVLLLLSAAGTLAMIGANDLLMAFAGYLLASIPAYALAGFAKDAASTEAALKYYLVGALLGAVMLAGTAVLYGAGHATGYAGLRTALPGASYGLVAVGFVAVLAGLLFKIGGVPAHFWVPDVTDGVPAPVAGYVTTLPKAGGLIAAYRLLHQALSGTDVNWPLLLAVLAAASMTLGNLAAFFQTSVKRLLAYSTVSQAGYLLMALAVATRSGLAQRGLLFYLAAYALTNLGVFAVVTELPHARALQDYRGLGRRRPGLAAVLVICLLGLVGTPPTGVFLGKLEVFSAAVDGGRTWLAVLAVVNTVASLFYYLRWLGPVFRTDPDDGLAADAQAVLGRWAAAAAYTAGAGSLALGIAGGALLPLTTGALLLR; this is encoded by the coding sequence GTGAACCAGAATCTGGCCGCCCTGCTCCCCGAGATCGCGCTGGTGGCCGCGGCGGTGATCGGCCTGGTCGCCGGAGCGTGGCTGCCCCGCCGCCGCCAGAGGGCGGTCGGGGTGCTGGCCGCGGTGGCCTGCGTGACCGGGCTGGTCTGCACGGCGGTGACCATGGCCACCGGCCGGCAGCAGACGGTGTTCAGCGGCACCTTCGCGGTGGACGCCGCCACCGGAATGGGGCGCCTGACGGTGCTCGGCGCTCTCCTGCTGGTGCTGATGATGTCGGTGGAGACCGTACGCCGGCACAAACGTGAGACCGAGTACTACGTACTGCTGCTGCTCTCCGCGGCGGGCACACTCGCCATGATCGGCGCCAACGACCTGCTGATGGCCTTCGCGGGCTACCTGCTGGCGAGCATCCCGGCCTACGCGCTGGCCGGCTTCGCCAAGGACGCGGCGAGCACCGAAGCGGCCCTGAAGTACTACCTGGTGGGCGCCTTACTGGGCGCCGTGATGCTGGCGGGGACCGCGGTACTGTACGGGGCGGGCCACGCCACCGGCTACGCAGGACTGCGCACGGCCCTGCCGGGCGCCTCCTACGGCCTGGTCGCCGTCGGTTTCGTCGCCGTCCTGGCCGGGCTGCTGTTCAAGATCGGCGGCGTGCCGGCGCACTTCTGGGTCCCCGACGTCACCGACGGCGTGCCGGCCCCGGTCGCCGGGTACGTCACCACGCTGCCGAAGGCCGGCGGACTGATCGCGGCGTACCGTCTCCTCCACCAGGCCCTGTCCGGCACCGACGTCAACTGGCCGCTGCTGCTTGCCGTTCTCGCCGCCGCCTCCATGACCCTCGGCAACCTCGCCGCGTTCTTCCAGACCTCCGTCAAGCGGCTGCTCGCCTACTCCACCGTCAGCCAGGCCGGCTATCTGCTGATGGCCCTGGCCGTCGCCACCCGGAGCGGCCTCGCCCAGCGGGGCCTGCTCTTCTATCTGGCGGCCTACGCGCTCACCAACCTCGGTGTCTTCGCGGTCGTCACCGAACTGCCGCACGCCCGGGCCCTGCAGGACTACCGCGGCCTGGGCCGCCGGCGCCCCGGTCTCGCGGCCGTCCTGGTCATCTGTCTCCTCGGCCTGGTCGGGACCCCGCCCACGGGGGTCTTCCTCGGCAAACTCGAGGTCTTCAGCGCCGCCGTCGACGGCGGCCGCACCTGGCTCGCGGTCCTCGCCGTCGTCAACACCGTCGCGTCCCTCTTCTACTACCTGCGCTGGCTCGGGCCGGTCTTCCGGACCGACCCCGACGACGGCCTCGCCGCTGACGCCCAAGCGGTCCTGGGCCGCTGGGCCGCCGCGGCCGCCTACACCGCGGGCGCGGGCTCCCTCGCCCTCGGGATCGCCGGCGGCGCCCTCCTCCCGCTCACCACGGGAGCTCTGCTGCTGCGCTGA
- a CDS encoding NADH-quinone oxidoreductase subunit 5 family protein has product MSALLWLLTAVPLGAGAGLALAGRRADGAASWAGVAAAVVTLGLAVGAAVARPAVSAPLFAGVRAGLRVDGLSAVMVITVAAVTACVLLFSAGEFEESADRGRFFGLMLLFAGAMLVTVTATTLALLLMAWEVMGATSWALIGFRWRQEHRVRAADAAFLTTRTADLGLYLAAGAAVAGGAGSLRLDRLADPGTPWLHVVTAGVVLAAAGKSAQLPFSFWLSRAMQGPSPVSALLHSATMVAAGAYLLLRLHPLLAATGWAGPLVAWTGAATALALGVVAVAQPDLKQLLAASTCAQVGFIVLAAGSGGVAAGTAQLVAHAATKAGLFLAAGAWLSALGTKRLTALRSAARAYPVVGIAFTLGALTLAGLPPLSLWATKDETLAAAHHEDAALYAVGLAAAAVSAGYSVKALWYVLRPLPEDAEDAGGAGDAGARYDTEETGTRKVAPAMRPPLLLLAFAAATLGVLALPGVSAALADTVGASGEAGPRPWQFGLSAGVALGAGALAWWWGGRLVPVPGVLREWAAGWLHLERAAHALVVRPVLGLARAVAAFDDRIVDGAVRMTARGGLAAARTAARLDDDGIDALVRATAAGARRLGRWARRPQTGLLHQYYTQAAVSFAVLTLIALLVR; this is encoded by the coding sequence ATGAGCGCCCTGCTGTGGCTCTTGACCGCCGTACCGCTCGGCGCCGGGGCGGGGCTCGCTCTTGCGGGCCGGCGCGCCGACGGCGCCGCTTCCTGGGCCGGTGTCGCCGCCGCGGTCGTCACGCTGGGTCTGGCCGTCGGCGCGGCGGTCGCCCGGCCCGCCGTGAGCGCACCGCTGTTCGCCGGGGTCAGGGCCGGGCTGCGGGTGGACGGGCTGTCCGCCGTCATGGTGATCACGGTCGCCGCGGTGACCGCCTGTGTGCTGCTCTTCTCGGCCGGCGAGTTCGAAGAGAGCGCGGACCGCGGCCGGTTCTTCGGGCTGATGCTGCTGTTCGCCGGCGCGATGCTGGTCACGGTCACCGCGACCACGCTGGCGCTGCTGCTGATGGCCTGGGAGGTGATGGGGGCCACCAGTTGGGCTCTGATCGGTTTCCGGTGGCGGCAGGAGCACCGGGTGCGGGCCGCGGACGCCGCCTTCCTCACCACCAGGACCGCCGACCTCGGCCTGTATCTGGCGGCCGGCGCCGCGGTGGCGGGCGGCGCGGGTTCCCTGCGACTCGACAGGCTGGCGGACCCCGGTACGCCGTGGCTCCACGTGGTGACGGCCGGCGTGGTGCTGGCCGCCGCCGGCAAGTCGGCCCAACTCCCCTTCTCCTTCTGGCTGTCGCGGGCCATGCAGGGACCCAGCCCGGTCTCCGCGCTCCTCCACTCGGCCACCATGGTCGCCGCCGGGGCGTATCTGCTGCTGCGGCTCCATCCGCTGCTGGCCGCGACCGGCTGGGCCGGGCCGCTGGTCGCCTGGACCGGGGCCGCCACCGCGCTGGCACTGGGTGTGGTCGCGGTCGCGCAGCCCGATCTCAAGCAACTGCTGGCGGCTTCCACCTGCGCCCAGGTCGGATTCATCGTGCTCGCGGCAGGCAGCGGCGGTGTGGCGGCCGGAACGGCCCAACTCGTCGCGCACGCGGCGACCAAGGCCGGGCTGTTCCTCGCCGCGGGCGCCTGGCTGAGCGCACTGGGCACCAAGCGGCTCACCGCGCTGCGCAGCGCCGCGCGTGCGTACCCGGTAGTGGGAATCGCGTTCACCCTCGGGGCGCTGACGCTCGCCGGCTTGCCGCCGCTGTCCCTGTGGGCGACCAAGGACGAGACCCTGGCCGCCGCTCACCACGAGGATGCCGCCCTGTACGCGGTCGGCCTCGCGGCTGCCGCGGTCTCGGCCGGCTACAGCGTCAAGGCCCTCTGGTACGTGCTGCGCCCGCTGCCGGAGGACGCCGAGGACGCCGGAGGCGCCGGGGACGCCGGGGCCCGCTACGACACCGAAGAGACCGGCACCCGGAAGGTCGCCCCCGCGATGCGCCCGCCGCTGCTCCTGCTCGCCTTCGCCGCGGCCACGCTCGGCGTGCTGGCGCTGCCGGGTGTCTCCGCCGCGCTGGCGGACACGGTCGGGGCGTCCGGCGAAGCCGGCCCGCGTCCCTGGCAGTTCGGCCTGTCCGCCGGGGTCGCCCTGGGGGCCGGGGCGCTCGCGTGGTGGTGGGGAGGCCGCCTCGTACCGGTCCCCGGCGTCCTGCGGGAATGGGCGGCAGGATGGCTCCACCTCGAACGGGCCGCGCACGCCCTGGTCGTACGCCCGGTGCTCGGCCTGGCCCGGGCGGTGGCCGCCTTCGACGACCGGATCGTGGACGGGGCGGTGCGGATGACCGCCCGCGGCGGCCTCGCGGCGGCGCGGACCGCCGCCCGGCTCGACGACGACGGCATCGACGCCCTGGTGCGCGCGACCGCCGCGGGCGCGCGCCGGCTCGGCAGGTGGGCGCGCCGCCCGCAGACCGGGCTGCTGCACCAGTACTACACCCAGGCCGCGGTCAGCTTCGCGGTGTTGACCCTGATCGCCTTGTTGGTGAGGTAA
- a CDS encoding NADH-quinone oxidoreductase subunit A codes for MSGFTAALSLLGVALLAVGGVYGAARWLRVTSDPLVAQPFGSGFEPSEHAVSRFHPRWYTVTMFFLAFDMEMVFMYPWTRVISAMGPSAVIEMFTFLTVLLAGVAHAWREGALRWT; via the coding sequence GTGAGCGGGTTCACCGCGGCCCTGTCGTTGCTCGGCGTGGCGCTGCTCGCGGTGGGCGGGGTCTACGGCGCTGCCCGGTGGCTCCGGGTGACGTCGGACCCGCTGGTCGCCCAGCCGTTCGGTTCCGGTTTTGAGCCGAGCGAGCACGCGGTGAGCCGCTTCCATCCGCGCTGGTACACCGTCACGATGTTCTTCCTGGCCTTCGACATGGAGATGGTCTTCATGTACCCGTGGACACGGGTCATCTCCGCCATGGGGCCCAGCGCGGTGATCGAGATGTTCACCTTCCTCACGGTGCTGCTTGCCGGTGTCGCCCACGCCTGGCGGGAAGGTGCGCTGCGATGGACCTGA
- a CDS encoding complex I subunit 4 family protein has protein sequence MLTVITFLPLLVCAVLLGLRALPDRVYRWTWVGAAAADLALVVAVWAGFDTGGGTQYQERARWIPGAGVGYHVGVDGLSLPLVALTCVLFLAVAVYALRETRRVRAYVCLFLFLQTVCVGLFVALDLILFFVFFDLAIAGMFFVIAGWGNGAAARAAALKFFLCTFTGSLALLLGFIGLYLAASPHTFDIVELTRTAPLAGRGAYAALVLLAVGVGLAVKTPTVPFHTWLPPAHSEAPATGSAVLAGVLLKMGTYGFLRIAMPMLPGSWRHYALVFIVVGAVSVVYGALVALAQTDFKRMIAYTSVNHMGYVILAVGAAGVLAGTDTQARSLAVTGAVTQMVSHGLLTGALFLLSGVLHDRGGTYAIGAYSGLAGPSPRFAALTAVAAFGSLGIPGLSGFTAEFQIFTGSLASQATATGIALTGILLTAALFLRALRQMFLGPERLPASTGAGGFGDLAAAESSAIVPLLFLALVIGVLPRFLLDVVEPASRTVVGLVAR, from the coding sequence GTGCTGACCGTCATCACCTTCCTGCCGCTGCTCGTCTGCGCCGTGCTGCTGGGGCTGCGTGCCCTGCCCGACCGGGTCTACCGGTGGACCTGGGTGGGCGCCGCCGCGGCCGACCTCGCGCTGGTCGTCGCGGTGTGGGCGGGTTTCGACACCGGCGGCGGGACGCAGTACCAGGAGCGGGCGCGCTGGATTCCCGGCGCCGGCGTCGGTTACCACGTCGGGGTGGACGGACTGTCCCTGCCGCTGGTGGCGCTGACGTGCGTGCTGTTCCTCGCCGTCGCCGTCTACGCGCTGCGCGAGACCCGCCGGGTGCGTGCCTACGTGTGCCTGTTCCTGTTCCTGCAGACGGTCTGCGTGGGGCTGTTCGTCGCGCTCGACCTGATCTTGTTCTTCGTCTTCTTCGACCTGGCGATCGCGGGCATGTTCTTCGTCATCGCGGGCTGGGGCAATGGTGCGGCGGCGCGGGCGGCGGCGCTGAAGTTCTTCCTCTGCACCTTCACCGGGTCGCTGGCGCTGCTGCTGGGCTTCATCGGCCTGTACCTGGCCGCCTCGCCGCACACCTTCGACATCGTCGAGCTGACCCGTACCGCTCCTCTGGCGGGCCGCGGCGCCTACGCGGCCCTGGTCCTGCTGGCGGTCGGCGTCGGTCTCGCGGTCAAGACCCCGACCGTGCCGTTCCACACCTGGCTGCCTCCGGCGCACAGCGAAGCGCCCGCGACCGGCTCCGCCGTCCTCGCCGGGGTGCTGCTGAAGATGGGCACCTACGGATTCCTGCGGATCGCGATGCCGATGCTGCCCGGCAGCTGGCGGCATTACGCCCTGGTCTTCATCGTCGTCGGAGCCGTGTCGGTGGTCTACGGCGCCCTGGTCGCCCTGGCGCAGACGGACTTCAAACGCATGATCGCCTACACCAGCGTCAACCACATGGGTTATGTGATCCTGGCCGTCGGCGCCGCCGGGGTGCTCGCGGGGACCGACACCCAGGCCCGGTCCCTGGCGGTGACCGGCGCGGTCACCCAGATGGTCAGTCACGGGCTGCTCACCGGGGCGCTCTTCCTGCTCTCCGGTGTGCTCCACGACCGCGGCGGCACGTACGCCATCGGCGCCTACTCGGGGCTCGCCGGGCCCTCACCGCGGTTCGCCGCCCTCACCGCGGTGGCCGCTTTCGGCAGCCTCGGCATCCCGGGCCTGTCCGGCTTCACCGCCGAGTTCCAGATCTTCACCGGCAGCCTCGCCTCCCAGGCCACCGCCACCGGCATCGCCCTGACCGGAATCCTGCTCACCGCGGCCCTGTTCCTGCGTGCTCTGCGCCAGATGTTCCTCGGCCCCGAGCGGCTGCCGGCGTCCACCGGTGCCGGCGGCTTCGGCGATCTGGCCGCCGCCGAGTCGTCCGCGATCGTCCCGCTGCTGTTCCTGGCCCTGGTCATCGGGGTGCTCCCCCGCTTCCTGCTGGATGTCGTCGAACCCGCGAGCCGCACCGTGGTGGGACTGGTCGCCCGGTGA
- a CDS encoding NADH-quinone oxidoreductase subunit NuoK yields the protein MILELFLLLAAGLFSIGLFGALSQQSIVMIMMGIELMIGGIVVGAAAFWHFLAPATGSGQVVVVAALVAMAVEMAIGFAVTTAIFRARQVDMADAAQDLKG from the coding sequence GTGATCCTGGAGCTGTTCCTGCTGCTGGCGGCCGGGCTCTTCTCGATCGGCCTGTTCGGGGCGCTGTCCCAGCAGTCGATCGTCATGATCATGATGGGGATCGAGCTGATGATCGGCGGCATCGTCGTCGGCGCCGCCGCCTTCTGGCACTTTCTCGCCCCCGCCACGGGAAGCGGGCAGGTGGTCGTCGTCGCGGCGCTGGTCGCGATGGCGGTGGAGATGGCGATCGGCTTCGCCGTCACGACCGCGATCTTCCGTGCCCGGCAGGTGGACATGGCCGACGCGGCCCAGGACCTCAAGGGATGA
- a CDS encoding universal stress protein, which yields MTRIIIAGLDGSPESLAAADWAAREALRQGLPLRLIHAGTWERAGYTAHVPRADPDPRRDQEERIPRDARAGLHRRYPDLHVEADQISQQPATALLSAAEEGGLLVLGSRRLSPVAGFLVGSVAHTVVANAVRPVVLVRAGQAEADEHLPDLTGSRSTRSRYRDVVLGLDLARPDETVLRFAFEAAAGRVAPLRVVHGWNPPASVGYSALAMAPELTDEVKAEEDDALATALSPWREKYPDVAVVAEAVIGPPAHHLVEAAANASLVVVGRRMRDAGTGPFLGPVTHALMHRSAAAVAVVPHD from the coding sequence ATGACCCGCATCATCATCGCCGGCCTGGACGGTTCCCCGGAAAGTCTCGCCGCGGCCGACTGGGCCGCCCGTGAGGCGCTGCGCCAGGGACTGCCGCTGCGTCTGATCCACGCCGGCACATGGGAGCGCGCCGGGTACACCGCTCATGTGCCACGTGCCGACCCTGACCCGCGGCGGGATCAGGAGGAGCGGATTCCGCGTGATGCCAGGGCCGGTCTGCACCGCCGCTACCCGGATCTCCATGTGGAGGCCGACCAGATCTCGCAGCAGCCGGCGACCGCGCTGCTCTCCGCGGCGGAAGAGGGCGGGCTGCTCGTCCTGGGTTCGCGGAGGCTGAGCCCCGTCGCCGGATTCCTGGTCGGCTCGGTGGCGCACACGGTCGTCGCCAACGCGGTGCGGCCGGTGGTTCTGGTGCGCGCAGGCCAGGCGGAAGCGGACGAGCATCTGCCGGACCTCACGGGAAGCCGGTCCACCCGCTCCCGGTACCGAGACGTGGTGCTGGGTCTTGACCTCGCCAGGCCCGACGAGACCGTGCTCCGGTTCGCTTTCGAAGCCGCCGCCGGCCGGGTGGCACCGCTGCGTGTCGTGCACGGCTGGAACCCTCCGGCCTCCGTGGGCTACTCCGCGTTGGCCATGGCGCCTGAGCTGACCGATGAGGTGAAGGCGGAGGAGGACGACGCCCTCGCGACCGCGCTGAGTCCCTGGCGGGAGAAGTATCCGGACGTCGCGGTCGTCGCCGAGGCCGTCATCGGCCCGCCCGCGCACCATCTGGTCGAGGCAGCCGCCAACGCCTCTCTGGTCGTTGTCGGCCGCCGCATGCGCGACGCGGGTACCGGCCCGTTCCTCGGCCCGGTCACCCACGCGCTGATGCACCGTTCTGCGGCGGCCGTCGCCGTCGTCCCGCACGACTGA
- a CDS encoding TetR/AcrR family transcriptional regulator: MPKRSTYHHGDLKAVLVATALEVIAEQGIPALTVAEVARRAEVSSAAPYRHFASRQALLIACAIAAARQLTRELHQAQAAVTGPDGTADPVESASAAAAAYARFAAEHGSGFDLIFADELQGADSQDLLDAGRGVMDAMLPAALQITGGDGKSALNLLERQIAGAQGYATLLRTGFLRRRHATVDDIAAHAAAIARSLSHDAQRATPDA, from the coding sequence GTGCCGAAGCGCAGCACGTATCACCACGGCGACCTCAAGGCCGTCCTGGTCGCCACGGCACTGGAGGTCATCGCGGAGCAGGGCATCCCGGCGCTTACGGTGGCCGAGGTCGCCCGGCGGGCCGAGGTCAGCAGCGCCGCTCCCTACCGTCATTTCGCCAGCCGGCAGGCCCTGCTGATCGCGTGCGCCATCGCGGCGGCACGCCAGCTGACCAGGGAACTCCACCAGGCCCAAGCGGCCGTCACCGGCCCCGACGGGACCGCCGACCCGGTCGAGTCCGCTTCCGCGGCGGCAGCCGCCTACGCTCGCTTCGCCGCGGAACACGGCTCGGGCTTCGACTTGATCTTCGCCGACGAACTGCAGGGCGCGGACAGCCAGGACCTGCTGGACGCCGGACGAGGCGTCATGGACGCGATGCTGCCCGCCGCACTGCAGATCACCGGCGGGGACGGCAAAAGTGCGCTCAACCTGCTGGAACGGCAGATCGCCGGGGCACAGGGCTACGCCACGCTCCTCCGCACCGGCTTCCTCCGGCGACGGCACGCCACCGTCGACGACATCGCCGCCCACGCGGCCGCCATCGCGCGCAGCCTCTCCCACGACGCCCAGCGCGCGACGCCCGACGCCTGA
- a CDS encoding 2-phosphosulfolactate phosphatase has product MDARFLGTADLAEAPSVAVVVDVMRAFTVAAWAFAQGAEKIVLAESLDEALALKARHPDWVALKDGPPAPGFDAVNSPGLLRSVDLGGRTVVQKTTAGTVGALAVKEAPLVLCAGFVVAEATARLLRTHGSDDITFVVTGDHGQADEDLACAQYIARRATGAGTDPAPFLRRAAASRAAAELTEGVRQGAHPDDVALCLELDRFPFAMVATPEGPLMVLRPHAMPSPTTGHPA; this is encoded by the coding sequence ATGGACGCTCGTTTCCTTGGCACCGCTGATCTGGCCGAAGCACCTTCCGTGGCGGTCGTGGTGGACGTCATGCGGGCTTTCACCGTGGCCGCCTGGGCCTTTGCGCAAGGGGCGGAAAAGATCGTTCTTGCCGAGTCGCTGGACGAAGCCCTGGCGCTCAAGGCGCGCCACCCGGATTGGGTGGCGCTCAAGGACGGCCCGCCCGCACCCGGGTTCGACGCCGTCAACTCCCCGGGCCTGCTGCGGTCCGTTGACCTCGGCGGACGGACCGTGGTGCAGAAGACCACGGCCGGGACGGTCGGCGCCCTTGCCGTCAAGGAGGCGCCGCTGGTGCTGTGCGCCGGCTTCGTGGTGGCGGAGGCAACGGCTCGGCTTTTGCGGACGCACGGGAGCGATGACATCACCTTCGTGGTTACCGGCGACCATGGCCAGGCCGACGAAGACCTGGCGTGTGCTCAGTACATCGCCCGGCGGGCCACCGGAGCCGGGACGGACCCTGCCCCGTTCCTCCGCCGCGCCGCCGCGTCGCGCGCCGCCGCCGAACTGACGGAGGGGGTGCGCCAGGGAGCCCATCCGGACGACGTCGCACTCTGTCTCGAACTCGACCGGTTCCCCTTTGCCATGGTGGCGACCCCGGAAGGCCCGCTCATGGTCCTCCGCCCCCACGCGATGCCTTCGCCGACCACCGGGCACCCGGCCTGA